A single genomic interval of Numenius arquata chromosome 14, bNumArq3.hap1.1, whole genome shotgun sequence harbors:
- the TXNDC11 gene encoding thioredoxin domain-containing protein 11 isoform X1, whose protein sequence is MSLCGGSGPAAAPRPRRRAAQMARRPELLCGAAIVLGCAFLVALKVTCRVLLPKVQVLKEDEAREEIQRNHSSCRAKDVTMPAKLPVNFFSTRSPVIDLFRGQLDYAEHLRQDSEIVLYFFYAPWCGQSIAAREEIEHVASRLSDQVLFVAVNCWWNQGKCRKQKHFFYFPVIHLYHRSFGPIEYKGPMSAVYIEKFVRRVMTPLLYISSRSKLLDFLSNYEPGVVGYFEFNASPQPPGYLTFFTSALHSLKKDYLGTIRFGVITNKQVAEEISLVHSGSVYLHRHVNTSLIYPNDIMNFTAENICKWALENRETLIRWLRPHGGKSLLLNNELKKGPALLIFIPYNPLAEIHPLLDEITKVALEYHNCNKSQAAEPDLQHLGDSDSPAFDSSVSDAHMKLSETFSITKYPCCNTVVLPQWHSISRTHNVCELCINQTLGVKPNKVHVPHCNFLEIEAALDSFYLQEHTFFQVISNTIECSNFLSFYSPFSYYTACCRTVNRHFLSFISSEKTIFQTPKVAFSSHGKKDNTQHSIPHIEDRNWFIPDLHISGTNFTGLSCRTNKTLNLYLLDSNLFWIYAERLGASRSNHLKEFAAIVDLKEEVHYVLDQNGPLVGSTLENFIKNFSVLYSPLKRHLVDSSSVHFHEQRVITEVTTHTFHDTVFLSEKNVLLLYYAQWCGFCASLNHIFIQLARLLPPDNFTVARIDITRNDLPWEFMTDRLPTILFFPHQRKEQSVKFPEDFAVNLPNLLKFILHHSSLSSSEPCTKECLQKEAVLQQGHISHLEREIQQLRSEISALHQAHDQLEAQLSEARREEHRLQQQKHTLEKQHKTLQLHSEQLQATYNQKNQELLEMAEKLQELADASENLLKENTLLRILVASRDGKLQSKDEMKQSLQSEQTLSEDSDITVSTAIATLDEKRIDNIDTIETEHSSGNRTE, encoded by the exons GGTCCTGTTACCTAAAGTACAAGTGTTAAAAGAGGATGAGGCCAGGGAAGAAATCCAAAGAAATCACTCTTCCTG CCGAGCAAAAGATGTAACAATGCCGGCAAAGCTTCCAGTGAATTTTTTCTCCACAAGATCTCCAGTCATTGATCTTTTTCGGGGACAATTAGACTATGCAGAGCACCTTCGTCAGGATTCAGAAATTGTGCTGTATTTCTTCTATGCACCATGGTGTGGCCAGTCCATTGCAGCAAGAGAAGAAATAGAACATGTGGCCAGCAGATTGTCAGACCAG GTGCTGTTTGTGGCTGTAAATTGCTGGTGGAACCAGGGGAAATGCAGGAAGCagaagcatttcttttattttcctgtgataCACTTGTACCATCGGAG TTTTGGACCAATTGAATACAAAGGCCCTATGAGTGCTGTTTATATTGAAAAGTTTGTTCGCCGGGTGATGACACCACTACTCTACATCTCGTCTCGATCAAAATTACTAGATTTCCTCTCAAATTATGAG CCTGGAGTTGTAGGATATTTTGAGTTCAATGCTTCACCTCAGCCGCCTGGTTATTTAACATTCTTCACGTCAGCATTACATTCATTAAAGAAAG ATTACCTTGGAACAATACGCTTTGGAGTGATCACAAATAAACAAGTTGCAGAGGAGATCTCCTTGGTGCATTCGGGCAGCGTGTATTTGCACAGACATGTCAACACATCTCTT ATCTATCCAAACGACATCATGAACTTTACTGCTGAGAACATTTGCAAGTGGGCTCTAGAAAATCGAGAGACGCTCATACGCTGGCTGAGACCACATGGTGGAAAAAGCCTCCTTCTAAACAATGAGCTGAAGAAAGGACCAGCACTTCTCATATTTATACCTTATAATCCCTTAGCAGAAATTCATCCTCTTTTAGATGAA aTAACCAAAGTGGCCTTGGAATACCACAACTGTAATAAAAGCCAAGCAGCTGAGCCAGATCTTCAGCACTTAGGAGACAGTGATTCACCAGCTTTTGATTCCTCTGTATCTGATGCACATATGAAGTTATCAGAAACATTTTCAATAACCAAGTACCCATGCTGTAACACCGTGGTGCTTCCGCAGTGGCATTCAATATCTAGAACTCACAATGTCTGTGAGCTTTGCATTAACCAGACACTTGGTGTCAAACCAAATAAAGTCCATGTGCCACACTGTAACTTTTTAGAGATAGAAGCAGCTTTGGACTCTTTCTACCTCCAGGAACATACCTTTTTTCAAGTTATATCAAATACCATAGAATGCAGCAATTTCTTAAGTTTCTACAGTCCTTTTAGCTATTACACTGCATGTTGCAGGACAGTAAACAGGCATTTTTTAAGTTTCATTAGTTCTGAGAAGACCATCTTTCAGACCCCCAAAGTAGCATTTTCTTCCCATGGGAAGAAAGATAACACCCAACATTCTATTCCTCACATTGAGGATAGGAATTGGTTTATTCCTGACCTTCATATTAGTGGCACTAACTTTACTGGTCTGAGCTGCAGGACCAACAAAACCTTGAATCTCTATCTACTGGATTCAAATCTCTTTTGGATATATGCAGAGAGACTAGGAGCATCAAGATCTAATCATCTTAAGGAGTTTGCTGCTATTGTTGACCTGAAAGAAGAAGTGCACTATGTCCTGGATCAGAATGGGCCACTTGTTGGATCTACCCTGG AGAACTTCATAAAAAATTTCAGTGTTCTCTACAGTCCCTTGAAAAGGCATCTTGTTGACAGCTCTTCAGTCCATTTTCACGAACAGCGTGTAATCACTGAAGTGACTACTCACACCTTTCATGATACCGTGTTTTTGAGTGAAAAG AATGTCTTGCTGCTTTATTATGCACAGTGGTGTGGATTCTGTGCTTCTCTTAATCACATCTTTATTCAACTTGCTCGGCTTTTGCCTCCAGATAATTTCACTGTGGCAAG AATTGATATCACTCGAAATGACCTTCCATGGGAATTTATGACAGACCGTCTCccaaccattttattttttcctcatcagag gAAGGAACAAAGTGTGAAGTTCCCTGAAGACTTTGCAGTTAACCTTCCTAATCTccttaaatttattttacatcACTCAAGTCTTTCTTCATCAGAGCCCTGTACCAAAGAATGCCTACAGAAAGAGGCAGTTCTACAGCAAGGACATATCTCCCACTTAGAGAGAGAAATTCAGCAATTAAGATCAGAAATCAGTGCCCTTCATCAGGCCCACGACCAGCTTGAAGCACAGCTTTCTGAAGCTAGGAGAGAAGAACATAGACTACAGCAGCAAAAACACacactggaaaagcagcacaagaCTCTGCAGCTCCACAGCGAGCAGTTACAGGCCACATACAACCAGAAGAATCAAGAATTATTAGAAATGGCCGAAAAGCTTCAAGAATTAGCTGATGCATCAGAAAACCTCCTTAAAGAGAATACTTTACTTAGAATCCTGGTAGCATCAAGGGACGGAAAGCTACAGAGCAAAGATGAAATGAAACAATCCCTTCAGTCAGAGCAAACACTTTCTGAAGATAGTGACATAACAGTTTCAACAGCTATTGCCACATTAGATGAAAAAAGGATTGATAATATTGATACCATAGAGACAGAGCACAGTAGTGGAAACAGGACAGAATGA
- the TXNDC11 gene encoding thioredoxin domain-containing protein 11 isoform X2, with protein sequence MSLCGGSGPAAAPRPRRRAAQMARRPELLCGAAIVLGCAFLVALKVTCSRAKDVTMPAKLPVNFFSTRSPVIDLFRGQLDYAEHLRQDSEIVLYFFYAPWCGQSIAAREEIEHVASRLSDQVLFVAVNCWWNQGKCRKQKHFFYFPVIHLYHRSFGPIEYKGPMSAVYIEKFVRRVMTPLLYISSRSKLLDFLSNYEPGVVGYFEFNASPQPPGYLTFFTSALHSLKKDYLGTIRFGVITNKQVAEEISLVHSGSVYLHRHVNTSLIYPNDIMNFTAENICKWALENRETLIRWLRPHGGKSLLLNNELKKGPALLIFIPYNPLAEIHPLLDEITKVALEYHNCNKSQAAEPDLQHLGDSDSPAFDSSVSDAHMKLSETFSITKYPCCNTVVLPQWHSISRTHNVCELCINQTLGVKPNKVHVPHCNFLEIEAALDSFYLQEHTFFQVISNTIECSNFLSFYSPFSYYTACCRTVNRHFLSFISSEKTIFQTPKVAFSSHGKKDNTQHSIPHIEDRNWFIPDLHISGTNFTGLSCRTNKTLNLYLLDSNLFWIYAERLGASRSNHLKEFAAIVDLKEEVHYVLDQNGPLVGSTLENFIKNFSVLYSPLKRHLVDSSSVHFHEQRVITEVTTHTFHDTVFLSEKNVLLLYYAQWCGFCASLNHIFIQLARLLPPDNFTVARIDITRNDLPWEFMTDRLPTILFFPHQRKEQSVKFPEDFAVNLPNLLKFILHHSSLSSSEPCTKECLQKEAVLQQGHISHLEREIQQLRSEISALHQAHDQLEAQLSEARREEHRLQQQKHTLEKQHKTLQLHSEQLQATYNQKNQELLEMAEKLQELADASENLLKENTLLRILVASRDGKLQSKDEMKQSLQSEQTLSEDSDITVSTAIATLDEKRIDNIDTIETEHSSGNRTE encoded by the exons CCGAGCAAAAGATGTAACAATGCCGGCAAAGCTTCCAGTGAATTTTTTCTCCACAAGATCTCCAGTCATTGATCTTTTTCGGGGACAATTAGACTATGCAGAGCACCTTCGTCAGGATTCAGAAATTGTGCTGTATTTCTTCTATGCACCATGGTGTGGCCAGTCCATTGCAGCAAGAGAAGAAATAGAACATGTGGCCAGCAGATTGTCAGACCAG GTGCTGTTTGTGGCTGTAAATTGCTGGTGGAACCAGGGGAAATGCAGGAAGCagaagcatttcttttattttcctgtgataCACTTGTACCATCGGAG TTTTGGACCAATTGAATACAAAGGCCCTATGAGTGCTGTTTATATTGAAAAGTTTGTTCGCCGGGTGATGACACCACTACTCTACATCTCGTCTCGATCAAAATTACTAGATTTCCTCTCAAATTATGAG CCTGGAGTTGTAGGATATTTTGAGTTCAATGCTTCACCTCAGCCGCCTGGTTATTTAACATTCTTCACGTCAGCATTACATTCATTAAAGAAAG ATTACCTTGGAACAATACGCTTTGGAGTGATCACAAATAAACAAGTTGCAGAGGAGATCTCCTTGGTGCATTCGGGCAGCGTGTATTTGCACAGACATGTCAACACATCTCTT ATCTATCCAAACGACATCATGAACTTTACTGCTGAGAACATTTGCAAGTGGGCTCTAGAAAATCGAGAGACGCTCATACGCTGGCTGAGACCACATGGTGGAAAAAGCCTCCTTCTAAACAATGAGCTGAAGAAAGGACCAGCACTTCTCATATTTATACCTTATAATCCCTTAGCAGAAATTCATCCTCTTTTAGATGAA aTAACCAAAGTGGCCTTGGAATACCACAACTGTAATAAAAGCCAAGCAGCTGAGCCAGATCTTCAGCACTTAGGAGACAGTGATTCACCAGCTTTTGATTCCTCTGTATCTGATGCACATATGAAGTTATCAGAAACATTTTCAATAACCAAGTACCCATGCTGTAACACCGTGGTGCTTCCGCAGTGGCATTCAATATCTAGAACTCACAATGTCTGTGAGCTTTGCATTAACCAGACACTTGGTGTCAAACCAAATAAAGTCCATGTGCCACACTGTAACTTTTTAGAGATAGAAGCAGCTTTGGACTCTTTCTACCTCCAGGAACATACCTTTTTTCAAGTTATATCAAATACCATAGAATGCAGCAATTTCTTAAGTTTCTACAGTCCTTTTAGCTATTACACTGCATGTTGCAGGACAGTAAACAGGCATTTTTTAAGTTTCATTAGTTCTGAGAAGACCATCTTTCAGACCCCCAAAGTAGCATTTTCTTCCCATGGGAAGAAAGATAACACCCAACATTCTATTCCTCACATTGAGGATAGGAATTGGTTTATTCCTGACCTTCATATTAGTGGCACTAACTTTACTGGTCTGAGCTGCAGGACCAACAAAACCTTGAATCTCTATCTACTGGATTCAAATCTCTTTTGGATATATGCAGAGAGACTAGGAGCATCAAGATCTAATCATCTTAAGGAGTTTGCTGCTATTGTTGACCTGAAAGAAGAAGTGCACTATGTCCTGGATCAGAATGGGCCACTTGTTGGATCTACCCTGG AGAACTTCATAAAAAATTTCAGTGTTCTCTACAGTCCCTTGAAAAGGCATCTTGTTGACAGCTCTTCAGTCCATTTTCACGAACAGCGTGTAATCACTGAAGTGACTACTCACACCTTTCATGATACCGTGTTTTTGAGTGAAAAG AATGTCTTGCTGCTTTATTATGCACAGTGGTGTGGATTCTGTGCTTCTCTTAATCACATCTTTATTCAACTTGCTCGGCTTTTGCCTCCAGATAATTTCACTGTGGCAAG AATTGATATCACTCGAAATGACCTTCCATGGGAATTTATGACAGACCGTCTCccaaccattttattttttcctcatcagag gAAGGAACAAAGTGTGAAGTTCCCTGAAGACTTTGCAGTTAACCTTCCTAATCTccttaaatttattttacatcACTCAAGTCTTTCTTCATCAGAGCCCTGTACCAAAGAATGCCTACAGAAAGAGGCAGTTCTACAGCAAGGACATATCTCCCACTTAGAGAGAGAAATTCAGCAATTAAGATCAGAAATCAGTGCCCTTCATCAGGCCCACGACCAGCTTGAAGCACAGCTTTCTGAAGCTAGGAGAGAAGAACATAGACTACAGCAGCAAAAACACacactggaaaagcagcacaagaCTCTGCAGCTCCACAGCGAGCAGTTACAGGCCACATACAACCAGAAGAATCAAGAATTATTAGAAATGGCCGAAAAGCTTCAAGAATTAGCTGATGCATCAGAAAACCTCCTTAAAGAGAATACTTTACTTAGAATCCTGGTAGCATCAAGGGACGGAAAGCTACAGAGCAAAGATGAAATGAAACAATCCCTTCAGTCAGAGCAAACACTTTCTGAAGATAGTGACATAACAGTTTCAACAGCTATTGCCACATTAGATGAAAAAAGGATTGATAATATTGATACCATAGAGACAGAGCACAGTAGTGGAAACAGGACAGAATGA
- the TXNDC11 gene encoding thioredoxin domain-containing protein 11 isoform X3, translating into MVWPVHCSKRRNRTCGQQIVRPGAVCGCKLLVEPGEMQEAEAFLLFSCDTLVPSEPGVVGYFEFNASPQPPGYLTFFTSALHSLKKDYLGTIRFGVITNKQVAEEISLVHSGSVYLHRHVNTSLIYPNDIMNFTAENICKWALENRETLIRWLRPHGGKSLLLNNELKKGPALLIFIPYNPLAEIHPLLDEITKVALEYHNCNKSQAAEPDLQHLGDSDSPAFDSSVSDAHMKLSETFSITKYPCCNTVVLPQWHSISRTHNVCELCINQTLGVKPNKVHVPHCNFLEIEAALDSFYLQEHTFFQVISNTIECSNFLSFYSPFSYYTACCRTVNRHFLSFISSEKTIFQTPKVAFSSHGKKDNTQHSIPHIEDRNWFIPDLHISGTNFTGLSCRTNKTLNLYLLDSNLFWIYAERLGASRSNHLKEFAAIVDLKEEVHYVLDQNGPLVGSTLENFIKNFSVLYSPLKRHLVDSSSVHFHEQRVITEVTTHTFHDTVFLSEKNVLLLYYAQWCGFCASLNHIFIQLARLLPPDNFTVARIDITRNDLPWEFMTDRLPTILFFPHQRKEQSVKFPEDFAVNLPNLLKFILHHSSLSSSEPCTKECLQKEAVLQQGHISHLEREIQQLRSEISALHQAHDQLEAQLSEARREEHRLQQQKHTLEKQHKTLQLHSEQLQATYNQKNQELLEMAEKLQELADASENLLKENTLLRILVASRDGKLQSKDEMKQSLQSEQTLSEDSDITVSTAIATLDEKRIDNIDTIETEHSSGNRTE; encoded by the exons ATGGTGTGGCCAGTCCATTGCAGCAAGAGAAGAAATAGAACATGTGGCCAGCAGATTGTCAGACCAG GTGCTGTTTGTGGCTGTAAATTGCTGGTGGAACCAGGGGAAATGCAGGAAGCagaagcatttcttttattttcctgtgataCACTTGTACCATCGGAG CCTGGAGTTGTAGGATATTTTGAGTTCAATGCTTCACCTCAGCCGCCTGGTTATTTAACATTCTTCACGTCAGCATTACATTCATTAAAGAAAG ATTACCTTGGAACAATACGCTTTGGAGTGATCACAAATAAACAAGTTGCAGAGGAGATCTCCTTGGTGCATTCGGGCAGCGTGTATTTGCACAGACATGTCAACACATCTCTT ATCTATCCAAACGACATCATGAACTTTACTGCTGAGAACATTTGCAAGTGGGCTCTAGAAAATCGAGAGACGCTCATACGCTGGCTGAGACCACATGGTGGAAAAAGCCTCCTTCTAAACAATGAGCTGAAGAAAGGACCAGCACTTCTCATATTTATACCTTATAATCCCTTAGCAGAAATTCATCCTCTTTTAGATGAA aTAACCAAAGTGGCCTTGGAATACCACAACTGTAATAAAAGCCAAGCAGCTGAGCCAGATCTTCAGCACTTAGGAGACAGTGATTCACCAGCTTTTGATTCCTCTGTATCTGATGCACATATGAAGTTATCAGAAACATTTTCAATAACCAAGTACCCATGCTGTAACACCGTGGTGCTTCCGCAGTGGCATTCAATATCTAGAACTCACAATGTCTGTGAGCTTTGCATTAACCAGACACTTGGTGTCAAACCAAATAAAGTCCATGTGCCACACTGTAACTTTTTAGAGATAGAAGCAGCTTTGGACTCTTTCTACCTCCAGGAACATACCTTTTTTCAAGTTATATCAAATACCATAGAATGCAGCAATTTCTTAAGTTTCTACAGTCCTTTTAGCTATTACACTGCATGTTGCAGGACAGTAAACAGGCATTTTTTAAGTTTCATTAGTTCTGAGAAGACCATCTTTCAGACCCCCAAAGTAGCATTTTCTTCCCATGGGAAGAAAGATAACACCCAACATTCTATTCCTCACATTGAGGATAGGAATTGGTTTATTCCTGACCTTCATATTAGTGGCACTAACTTTACTGGTCTGAGCTGCAGGACCAACAAAACCTTGAATCTCTATCTACTGGATTCAAATCTCTTTTGGATATATGCAGAGAGACTAGGAGCATCAAGATCTAATCATCTTAAGGAGTTTGCTGCTATTGTTGACCTGAAAGAAGAAGTGCACTATGTCCTGGATCAGAATGGGCCACTTGTTGGATCTACCCTGG AGAACTTCATAAAAAATTTCAGTGTTCTCTACAGTCCCTTGAAAAGGCATCTTGTTGACAGCTCTTCAGTCCATTTTCACGAACAGCGTGTAATCACTGAAGTGACTACTCACACCTTTCATGATACCGTGTTTTTGAGTGAAAAG AATGTCTTGCTGCTTTATTATGCACAGTGGTGTGGATTCTGTGCTTCTCTTAATCACATCTTTATTCAACTTGCTCGGCTTTTGCCTCCAGATAATTTCACTGTGGCAAG AATTGATATCACTCGAAATGACCTTCCATGGGAATTTATGACAGACCGTCTCccaaccattttattttttcctcatcagag gAAGGAACAAAGTGTGAAGTTCCCTGAAGACTTTGCAGTTAACCTTCCTAATCTccttaaatttattttacatcACTCAAGTCTTTCTTCATCAGAGCCCTGTACCAAAGAATGCCTACAGAAAGAGGCAGTTCTACAGCAAGGACATATCTCCCACTTAGAGAGAGAAATTCAGCAATTAAGATCAGAAATCAGTGCCCTTCATCAGGCCCACGACCAGCTTGAAGCACAGCTTTCTGAAGCTAGGAGAGAAGAACATAGACTACAGCAGCAAAAACACacactggaaaagcagcacaagaCTCTGCAGCTCCACAGCGAGCAGTTACAGGCCACATACAACCAGAAGAATCAAGAATTATTAGAAATGGCCGAAAAGCTTCAAGAATTAGCTGATGCATCAGAAAACCTCCTTAAAGAGAATACTTTACTTAGAATCCTGGTAGCATCAAGGGACGGAAAGCTACAGAGCAAAGATGAAATGAAACAATCCCTTCAGTCAGAGCAAACACTTTCTGAAGATAGTGACATAACAGTTTCAACAGCTATTGCCACATTAGATGAAAAAAGGATTGATAATATTGATACCATAGAGACAGAGCACAGTAGTGGAAACAGGACAGAATGA